From the genome of Thermoanaerobaculales bacterium:
GCGCCACTCGGCGTACGGTCCCAGGTCGATCCGCTTCGAGGCCTCGAGCGACGTCAACCCGAGCTCGAAGCAGCGCCCCGATTCCTCGCGCACGTACTCCAGGTACGCCCTCATCTCCATCGCCCCTTCGATCCCGCACACGGGGCCGTGCCCCGGAACGATGACCTCCGGGTCGAGCGAGATGATGAGATCGAGGGCCTCGAGCCACTTCTCGTAGGTGCCGGTCCAGCCGTTGGGGGTGCACTGGCGGAAGATCACGTCGCCGGTGAACAGCACGCCCTCGCTCGGCACGTGAACGATCGTGTCGCCGGCCTGGTGGCACGGCCCCACGAAGATCAGGTGAGCCTCCGTGCCATCGAGGTCCAGAATGTGTCGCTCGTCGAACAGGGCCGTCGGCAGCACCAGGTGGACTCCGTCGAGGTCGTAGTCCTCCTTCAGCTGCCTGGCGATGGCCAGCGCGCCGGGGTGGATCGCCCGGAGCGCGCATCGGGAGAGGAAGCGATCGGCAGCGTCGAGCAGCTCCTGGAACTCCTTCGGGTCGGCGACATGCCGCATGCGCTCGGCCGCCGTCCGATGGGCAATGATGTCGGCCCCTTCGAAGAGCTGGTTGCCCCAGACGTGGTCGCCGTCCTCATGCGTGTTGACCACGCGCTTCGGCATGCCCGGCCAGACCTTTCCGAACAGCTCGATCATCTGGCGTCCGTGGGCCAGGTCTGACTGCGTGTCGATGACCACTCCGCCGCCCCGATTGATGAGCCCCGAGTTCGCGTCGCACACCCGGTTCTTCTCGTTCAGGACCGCGAAGCAGCTCTCGCTGACGTGCTGCAGTATCACGAAGGCCTGCCAGTTCGTTCGCTTCGGACAAGCTCCGAGAGCGGTTCCGCCGTCAATCGATCCACCATCACCGACACCCGCGCGTCCGCGCCCCTCCCGTCGGGCGCCGCCGAAATGCTCTCAGAACCGAAAGGCCACGCCGAGCTGTGGCCCCGCGGTCAGCACGTCGTAAGCGAAGCGCTCCAGCCCCTCGCCGTCCTCGTAGTCCATGTCGATCGCGCGGTAGCCGAGGAGGATCGACACCACCTCGGAGGCGCGGAAGCCGACGTCGGCATACGCGTGCCAGGCCAGGTCCGAGCCCACGCCGAAGCCGCCGATGTCGCCATGGACGCCGAGCCACCAGCGCGTCGCCAGGGGCGCCGTGACGTGGACGCCGACGAAGGGGTCGACCCAGCTCTTGCTCGCGTCCTCGCTCGCCCCCGCCATCGGGCCCGAGAGCTCGAGCCCGGTGCCCAGGTCCACCCAGCGCGCACCGGCGAGCAGGATCACGGCGGGCGATGCCCGGTACCCTCCGGCCACCTCAAACAGGGTCTCTTCCATCGTCGCCGTCGTCGTCGTGGTCCCGCCGGCGACGGCCTGGTCGTCCTCGAGATCCATGAAGATCAGGTCTGAAGAGATCGCCCAGCGCTCGTTCATCATGTCGAAGTGCACCATGCCGGCGAGATCGAGATTTTCCAGGATGGTGCTGAACGGCACGTCGACCTCGGTCTCGGAGCCGGCGATGCCGATCGAGCCGTTCATCCCCGCCGCGACCATGTACGGGGCGATCGTGAACTGCCACCCGCCCGGGCCCGACTGAGCCGATGCCCACGGTCCGACGAGCATCAACGCGATCGTGGCGCAAACGCTCAGCGAAACTCTGGTGCCCATGCCTGTCCTCCCAGCTGTCGCGTCACTTCACCTCGACCGTCACCTTCGGAATGCGACCGGTGAACCTCGATTTCGCCTCGGCGCCGATCGACTCGACCACCGGGGTCGCGAGGTCGATGCCCACATCCGCGGTCTCGTCGGCCGAGAAGATGGTGGGTTGGGTGCGCTCGATGCGACCCTCGCCGGCCTTCTCGCCGTTGACGTACAGGGTGCCTGTCCCGCCCTTGCCCGGGCCGCCGCCGTCGTAGGCGAACTCGAAGCGGATCGTGGACGCGCCGGGCTTGAGGGGTCGGTCAGCCGCGACGGTGAACCGCTCCAGGCCGAGGAAGTTGTAGTCGTAGGCCGGCACGCCGTCCTTGGCGTAGAGCGCCCAGCCGCCGAAGCGACCGCCCTGCGCGATGATGATGCCGTTGGCGCCGTCTTCGGGCACCTCGACCTCGGCGGTGATGGTCTTCGACCTGTTCTTGATGTTCAGAAACACGTTCTCGGTCATGCCGGTCATGCCGTCGGCCAGGGTCAGCGAGGTCCTTCCCGCCATCAGGTCGGGGCGGCCCACGTTGGCGGCGATGATGCGCTCGAACACGCGATCGTCGATCGGCAGCGCGTTGTTCTTCTCGGCCTCGTACATGAACAGCGCCTGCAGGTCGGCCAGCTTCTCCGTGTACTTCGCCGACAGATCATTGGACAGGCTGAAGTCGCTGCGGGTGTCATAGAGCTCCCAGATGTCCTCGGCGAGCGGCCGACGCGGCGTGGTTTCCCACGGCGCCCGGTGGACCGTCCGTGCGTACCAGCCGTCATGGTAGATGGCGCGGTTGCCGAACATCTCGAAGTACTGGGTCGTGTGACGTTCCGTGGCCTTCCCGTCGTTGAAGGTGTAGACCATGCTGGTCCCGTCCATCGGGCGCTGCGGCACACCGTTGACCACCCTCGGCTCGGGCAGGCCGGCCGCCTCGAGGATGGTCGGCGCGACGTCGATCACGTGGTGGAACTGGGTGCGCAGCCCGCCGCCGGCCTGGATGCCCCTGGGCCAGTGAATGGCCATGCCGACCTTGGTGCCGCCGTAGTCCGAGCCCATCTGCTTGGTCCATTTGTAGGGGGTGTCGAACGCCACTGCCCAGCCGGCCGCCATGTGCGGGTAGGTCTCGGGCCCGCCCCACTTGTCGATCACCTCGAGCATGTCGGGGACGGTCTCCTGCACGCTGTTGAAGTAGGTCATCTCGCTGAACATGCCGTTGCGGCCGCCCTCGGCGCTGGTGCCGTTGTCGCCGTAGACCAGGATGACCATCGTGTT
Proteins encoded in this window:
- a CDS encoding MBL fold metallo-hydrolase, whose protein sequence is MILQHVSESCFAVLNEKNRVCDANSGLINRGGGVVIDTQSDLAHGRQMIELFGKVWPGMPKRVVNTHEDGDHVWGNQLFEGADIIAHRTAAERMRHVADPKEFQELLDAADRFLSRCALRAIHPGALAIARQLKEDYDLDGVHLVLPTALFDERHILDLDGTEAHLIFVGPCHQAGDTIVHVPSEGVLFTGDVIFRQCTPNGWTGTYEKWLEALDLIISLDPEVIVPGHGPVCGIEGAMEMRAYLEYVREESGRCFELGLTSLEASKRIDLGPYAEWRAPARLYANVERAYRELRHEPADAPWDMARTFDAIFAVARARGIEVEF
- a CDS encoding arylsulfatase — its product is MRLNRVMMQLAIAGLLVVPCGTAAGQTRTDTLDRTVLPIPEPARPVYTELDVRNATPPEQFHVRAPEGAPNVLLVLVDDLGFAGTSTFGGPVGTPAFDRMADGGAFYNNFHTTAVCSPTRAALKSGRNHHVNNMGAIIEMGTAFPGNTGQIPAEVAPLAEMLRLNGYGTAAFGKWHELAAWEASAAGPFDRWPTRQGFDKFYGFLGGETNQWAPFIYDGTHPVELPDDPGYHFMTDMTDKAAAWIKFQKALSPDKPFFVYFAPGATHAPHHVPAEWIARWHGKFDQGWDRLREEILARQIAAGVVPVGTQLAPKPSGIPDWDSLSADEKRLYARQAEVFAAFVEYTDHEIGRVIEAIDATGELDNTMVILVYGDNGTSAEGGRNGMFSEMTYFNSVQETVPDMLEVIDKWGGPETYPHMAAGWAVAFDTPYKWTKQMGSDYGGTKVGMAIHWPRGIQAGGGLRTQFHHVIDVAPTILEAAGLPEPRVVNGVPQRPMDGTSMVYTFNDGKATERHTTQYFEMFGNRAIYHDGWYARTVHRAPWETTPRRPLAEDIWELYDTRSDFSLSNDLSAKYTEKLADLQALFMYEAEKNNALPIDDRVFERIIAANVGRPDLMAGRTSLTLADGMTGMTENVFLNIKNRSKTITAEVEVPEDGANGIIIAQGGRFGGWALYAKDGVPAYDYNFLGLERFTVAADRPLKPGASTIRFEFAYDGGGPGKGGTGTLYVNGEKAGEGRIERTQPTIFSADETADVGIDLATPVVESIGAEAKSRFTGRIPKVTVEVK